Proteins encoded together in one Lathamus discolor isolate bLatDis1 chromosome 3, bLatDis1.hap1, whole genome shotgun sequence window:
- the COMTD1 gene encoding catechol O-methyltransferase domain-containing protein 1 — MPLFSVPKEVAVGTAMLGVAFATGMLAGKKYSLIFGTPKSPRSIIGKNSPIWQYMLDHSLREHPILKKLRLLTADHPWGRMMVSCDQAQFMANLVKLIKAKKVIEIGVFTGYNTLNMALVLPDNGRVVACEINEDYVKIGKPLWKEAGVEHKIDLRIKPAIQTLDELLASGEAETFDFAFIDADKESYNEYYEKCLRLIKKGGIIAIDNVLWNGKVLNPRKDDLAAQSIHHLNEKLLRDARINISMIPMGDGVALAFKL, encoded by the exons ATGCCCCTTTTCAgcgtgcccaaagaagtggccGTGGGGACGGCGATGCTGGGGGTCGCCTTCGCCACGGGGATGCTCGCAG GCAAAAAATACTCTTTAATTTTTGGGACACCCAAATCACCCAGGAGTATTATTGGGAAAAACAGCCCTATCTGGCAATACATGCTGGATCACTCTTTGCGGGAACATCCAATTCTAAAGAAGCTGCGACTG CTCACTGCTGATCATCCGTGGGGTAGAATGATGGTGTCCTGTGACCAGGCACAGTTTATGGCAAATTTGGTCAAACTCATTAAAGCCAAGAAAGTTATTGAAATAG GTGTTTTCACCGGTTATAATACCTTGAATATGGCACTTGTCCTGCCAGATAACGGCAGAGTTGTTGCCTGTGAGATAAATGAGGACTATGTCAAAATTGGAAAGCCACTGTGGAAGGAG GCAGGAGTAGAGCATAAAATTGACCTACGGATTAAGCCAGCAATTCAAACACTTG ATGAACTGTTGGCCAGTGGAGAAGCGGAAACCTTTGACTTTGCTTTCATTGATGCGGATAAAGAAAGCTACAATGAGTACTATGAAAAATGTTTGCGCCTCATAAAAAAAGGCGGAATAATAGCTATTGATAAT GTCCTATGGAATGGAAAGGTGCTAAACCCAAGAAAGGATGACTTGGCAGCCCAGAGCATCCACCACCTCAATGAAAAGCTTCTCAGAGATGCACGAATCAACATCAGCATGATCCCAATGGGGGATGGAGTCGCTTTAGCATTCAAGTTGTAA